One stretch of Lemur catta isolate mLemCat1 chromosome 2, mLemCat1.pri, whole genome shotgun sequence DNA includes these proteins:
- the MOCS1 gene encoding molybdenum cofactor biosynthesis protein 1 isoform X3: protein MAARPLSRMLRRVLRSVARSCSSGAPVTQPCPGEPSPAAAEELSRRRQFLREHAAPFSAFLTDSFGRQHSYLRISLTEKCNLRCQYCMPEEGVPLTPKADLLTTEEILTLARLFVKEGVNKIRLTGGEPLIRPDVVDIVAQLRQLEGLKTIGVTTNGINLARLLPQLQKAGLSAINISLDTLVPAKFEFIVRRKGFYKVMEGIHKAIELGYSPVKVNCVVMRGLNEDELLDFVILTKGLPLDVRFIEYMPFDGNKWNFKKMVSYKEMLDTIRQQWPELEKLPEEESSTAKAFKIPGSQGQVSFITSMSEHFCGTCNRLRITADGNLKVCLFGNSEVSLRDHLRAGASEQELLRIIGAAVGRKKRQHAGMFNISQMKNRPMILIGG, encoded by the exons ATGGCGGCGCGGCCGCTGTCCCGGATGCTGCGGAGGGTTCTGAGGTCCGTCGCCCGGAGCTGCAGCTCGGGGGCTCCGGTGACGCAGCCCTGCCCCGGGGAGCCCTCGCCGGCTGCCGCGGAG GAGCTGTCCAGACGGAGGCAGTTCCTGCGGGAGCACGCGGCCCCCTTCTCCGCCTTCCTCACAGACAGCTTCGGCCGGCAGCACAGCTACCTGCGGATCTCCCTCACAGAGAAGTGCAACCTCAGAT GTCAGTACTGCATGCCCGAGGAGGGTGTCCCTCTGACCCCCAAGGCTGACCTGCTGACCACAGAGGAGATCCTGACCCTTGCCCGCCTCTTTGTGAAGGAAGGTGTCAACAAGATCCGGCTCACTGGCGGAGAGCCGCTCATCCGGCCAGATGTGGTGGACATCGTGG CCCAGCTCCGGCAGCTGGAAGGGCTGAAGACCATTGGCGTCACCACCAACGGCATCAACCTCGCCCGGCTGCTGCCCCAGCTTCAGAAAGCTGGTCTCAGTGCCATCAACATCAGCCTGGACACCCTGGTGCCAGCCAAGTTTGAGTTCATCGTCCGCAGGAAAG GCTTCTACAAGGTCATGGAGGGCATCCACAAGGCCATCGAGCTGGGCTACAGCCCGGTGAAG GTTAACTGTGTGGTGATGCGAGGCCTAAACGAGGACGAACTCCTGGACTTTGTCATCTTAACCAAGGGACTGCCTCTGGATGTGCGCTTCATAGAGTACATGCCCTTCGATG GCAACAAGTGGAACTTCAAGAAGATGGTCAGCTACAAGGAGATGCTGGACACCATCCGGCAGCAGTGGCCAGAGCTGGAGAAGCTGCCCGAGGAGGAATCCAGCACAGCCAAG gcCTTTAAAATCCCCGGCTCCCAAGGCCAGGTCAGCTTCATCACGTCCATGTCCGAGCACTTCTGTGGGACGTGCAACCGGCTGCGCATCACGGCAGACGGGAACCTCAAG GTCTGCCTCTTCGGGAACTCCGAGGTGTCTCTGCGGGATCACCTGCGGGCCGGGGCCTCCGAGCAGGAGCTGCTGAGAATCATCGGGGCGGCCGTGGGCAGGAAGAAGCGGCAGCATGCAG GCATGTTCAATATTTCCCAGATGAAGAACCGGCCCATGATCCTCATCGGTGGGTGA
- the MOCS1 gene encoding molybdenum cofactor biosynthesis protein 1 isoform X1 has translation MAARPLSRMLRRVLRSVARSCSSGAPVTQPCPGEPSPAAAEELSRRRQFLREHAAPFSAFLTDSFGRQHSYLRISLTEKCNLRCQYCMPEEGVPLTPKADLLTTEEILTLARLFVKEGVNKIRLTGGEPLIRPDVVDIVAQLRQLEGLKTIGVTTNGINLARLLPQLQKAGLSAINISLDTLVPAKFEFIVRRKGFYKVMEGIHKAIELGYSPVKVNCVVMRGLNEDELLDFVILTKGLPLDVRFIEYMPFDGNKWNFKKMVSYKEMLDTIRQQWPELEKLPEEESSTAKAFKIPGSQGQVSFITSMSEHFCGTCNRLRITADGNLKVCLFGNSEVSLRDHLRAGASEQELLRIIGAAVGRKKRQHAGMFNISQMKNRPMILIELFLMFQDSPPANLSISSWDPFHVQGLRPRVGFSSQMATLWNGRGVPQTPPVAQQRLGSGSPQRHYTSHTDSDANSKCLSPGSQAPATPSGPPSTSEQLSHVDSEGRAAMVDVGRKPDTERVAVASAVVLLGPVAFKLVQQNQLKKGDALVVAQLAGVQAAKLTSQLIPLCHHVALSHVQVRLELDSTRHAVVIQASCRARGPTGVEMEALTSAAVAALTLYDMCKAVSRDIVLGEIKLISKTGGQRGDFHRA, from the exons ATGGCGGCGCGGCCGCTGTCCCGGATGCTGCGGAGGGTTCTGAGGTCCGTCGCCCGGAGCTGCAGCTCGGGGGCTCCGGTGACGCAGCCCTGCCCCGGGGAGCCCTCGCCGGCTGCCGCGGAG GAGCTGTCCAGACGGAGGCAGTTCCTGCGGGAGCACGCGGCCCCCTTCTCCGCCTTCCTCACAGACAGCTTCGGCCGGCAGCACAGCTACCTGCGGATCTCCCTCACAGAGAAGTGCAACCTCAGAT GTCAGTACTGCATGCCCGAGGAGGGTGTCCCTCTGACCCCCAAGGCTGACCTGCTGACCACAGAGGAGATCCTGACCCTTGCCCGCCTCTTTGTGAAGGAAGGTGTCAACAAGATCCGGCTCACTGGCGGAGAGCCGCTCATCCGGCCAGATGTGGTGGACATCGTGG CCCAGCTCCGGCAGCTGGAAGGGCTGAAGACCATTGGCGTCACCACCAACGGCATCAACCTCGCCCGGCTGCTGCCCCAGCTTCAGAAAGCTGGTCTCAGTGCCATCAACATCAGCCTGGACACCCTGGTGCCAGCCAAGTTTGAGTTCATCGTCCGCAGGAAAG GCTTCTACAAGGTCATGGAGGGCATCCACAAGGCCATCGAGCTGGGCTACAGCCCGGTGAAG GTTAACTGTGTGGTGATGCGAGGCCTAAACGAGGACGAACTCCTGGACTTTGTCATCTTAACCAAGGGACTGCCTCTGGATGTGCGCTTCATAGAGTACATGCCCTTCGATG GCAACAAGTGGAACTTCAAGAAGATGGTCAGCTACAAGGAGATGCTGGACACCATCCGGCAGCAGTGGCCAGAGCTGGAGAAGCTGCCCGAGGAGGAATCCAGCACAGCCAAG gcCTTTAAAATCCCCGGCTCCCAAGGCCAGGTCAGCTTCATCACGTCCATGTCCGAGCACTTCTGTGGGACGTGCAACCGGCTGCGCATCACGGCAGACGGGAACCTCAAG GTCTGCCTCTTCGGGAACTCCGAGGTGTCTCTGCGGGATCACCTGCGGGCCGGGGCCTCCGAGCAGGAGCTGCTGAGAATCATCGGGGCGGCCGTGGGCAGGAAGAAGCGGCAGCATGCAG GCATGTTCAATATTTCCCAGATGAAGAACCGGCCCATGATCCTCATCG AGTTATTTTTGATGTTCCAAGATTCCCCACCAGCCAATCTGAGCATTTCCTCCTGGGACCCCTTCCATGTTCAGGGTCTCAGACCCAGAGTGGGCTTCTCCAGCCAGATGGCAACTTTGTGGAATGGACGTGGGGTCCCCCAGACCCCTCCCGTAGCCCAGCAGCGGCTGGGGTCTGGCTCCCCTCAGAGACACTACACTTCCCACACAGACTCAGATGCCAACTCAAAGTGCCTTAGCCCAGGGTCCCAGGCTCCTGCCACCCCCTCAGGACCCCCATCAACCTCGGAACAACTAAGCCACGTGGACTCGGAAGGACGGGCAGCTATGGTAGATGTGGGcaggaagccagacacagagcGGGTGGCTGTGGCCTCAGCTGTGGTCCTCCTGGGGCCTGTGGCCTTCAAGCTCGTCCAGCAGAACCAGCTAAAAAAGGGAGATGCCTTGGTGGTGGCCCAGCTGGCTGGAGTCCAGGCGGCCAAGCTGACCAGCCAGCTGATTCCTCTGTGCCACCATGTGGCCCTGAGCCACGTCCAGGTGCGGCTGGAGCTGGACAGCACACGCCATGCCGTGGTGATCCAGGCGTCTTGCCGAGCTCGGGGCCCCACCGGCGTGGAGATGGAGGCCCTGACCTCCGCTGCTGTGGCCGCGCTTACCCTGTACGACATGTGCAAGGCTGTCAGCAGGGACATCGTGCTGGGCGAGATCAAACTCATCAGCAAGACTGGGGGCCAGCGGGGGGACTTCCATCGGGCTTAG
- the MOCS1 gene encoding molybdenum cofactor biosynthesis protein 1 isoform X2 produces MPEEGVPLTPKADLLTTEEILTLARLFVKEGVNKIRLTGGEPLIRPDVVDIVAQLRQLEGLKTIGVTTNGINLARLLPQLQKAGLSAINISLDTLVPAKFEFIVRRKGFYKVMEGIHKAIELGYSPVKVNCVVMRGLNEDELLDFVILTKGLPLDVRFIEYMPFDGNKWNFKKMVSYKEMLDTIRQQWPELEKLPEEESSTAKAFKIPGSQGQVSFITSMSEHFCGTCNRLRITADGNLKVCLFGNSEVSLRDHLRAGASEQELLRIIGAAVGRKKRQHAGMFNISQMKNRPMILIELFLMFQDSPPANLSISSWDPFHVQGLRPRVGFSSQMATLWNGRGVPQTPPVAQQRLGSGSPQRHYTSHTDSDANSKCLSPGSQAPATPSGPPSTSEQLSHVDSEGRAAMVDVGRKPDTERVAVASAVVLLGPVAFKLVQQNQLKKGDALVVAQLAGVQAAKLTSQLIPLCHHVALSHVQVRLELDSTRHAVVIQASCRARGPTGVEMEALTSAAVAALTLYDMCKAVSRDIVLGEIKLISKTGGQRGDFHRA; encoded by the exons ATGCCCGAGGAGGGTGTCCCTCTGACCCCCAAGGCTGACCTGCTGACCACAGAGGAGATCCTGACCCTTGCCCGCCTCTTTGTGAAGGAAGGTGTCAACAAGATCCGGCTCACTGGCGGAGAGCCGCTCATCCGGCCAGATGTGGTGGACATCGTGG CCCAGCTCCGGCAGCTGGAAGGGCTGAAGACCATTGGCGTCACCACCAACGGCATCAACCTCGCCCGGCTGCTGCCCCAGCTTCAGAAAGCTGGTCTCAGTGCCATCAACATCAGCCTGGACACCCTGGTGCCAGCCAAGTTTGAGTTCATCGTCCGCAGGAAAG GCTTCTACAAGGTCATGGAGGGCATCCACAAGGCCATCGAGCTGGGCTACAGCCCGGTGAAG GTTAACTGTGTGGTGATGCGAGGCCTAAACGAGGACGAACTCCTGGACTTTGTCATCTTAACCAAGGGACTGCCTCTGGATGTGCGCTTCATAGAGTACATGCCCTTCGATG GCAACAAGTGGAACTTCAAGAAGATGGTCAGCTACAAGGAGATGCTGGACACCATCCGGCAGCAGTGGCCAGAGCTGGAGAAGCTGCCCGAGGAGGAATCCAGCACAGCCAAG gcCTTTAAAATCCCCGGCTCCCAAGGCCAGGTCAGCTTCATCACGTCCATGTCCGAGCACTTCTGTGGGACGTGCAACCGGCTGCGCATCACGGCAGACGGGAACCTCAAG GTCTGCCTCTTCGGGAACTCCGAGGTGTCTCTGCGGGATCACCTGCGGGCCGGGGCCTCCGAGCAGGAGCTGCTGAGAATCATCGGGGCGGCCGTGGGCAGGAAGAAGCGGCAGCATGCAG GCATGTTCAATATTTCCCAGATGAAGAACCGGCCCATGATCCTCATCG AGTTATTTTTGATGTTCCAAGATTCCCCACCAGCCAATCTGAGCATTTCCTCCTGGGACCCCTTCCATGTTCAGGGTCTCAGACCCAGAGTGGGCTTCTCCAGCCAGATGGCAACTTTGTGGAATGGACGTGGGGTCCCCCAGACCCCTCCCGTAGCCCAGCAGCGGCTGGGGTCTGGCTCCCCTCAGAGACACTACACTTCCCACACAGACTCAGATGCCAACTCAAAGTGCCTTAGCCCAGGGTCCCAGGCTCCTGCCACCCCCTCAGGACCCCCATCAACCTCGGAACAACTAAGCCACGTGGACTCGGAAGGACGGGCAGCTATGGTAGATGTGGGcaggaagccagacacagagcGGGTGGCTGTGGCCTCAGCTGTGGTCCTCCTGGGGCCTGTGGCCTTCAAGCTCGTCCAGCAGAACCAGCTAAAAAAGGGAGATGCCTTGGTGGTGGCCCAGCTGGCTGGAGTCCAGGCGGCCAAGCTGACCAGCCAGCTGATTCCTCTGTGCCACCATGTGGCCCTGAGCCACGTCCAGGTGCGGCTGGAGCTGGACAGCACACGCCATGCCGTGGTGATCCAGGCGTCTTGCCGAGCTCGGGGCCCCACCGGCGTGGAGATGGAGGCCCTGACCTCCGCTGCTGTGGCCGCGCTTACCCTGTACGACATGTGCAAGGCTGTCAGCAGGGACATCGTGCTGGGCGAGATCAAACTCATCAGCAAGACTGGGGGCCAGCGGGGGGACTTCCATCGGGCTTAG